GACAGAGGATGGGTCTCGTGTTCACTGCGGCGCAAAGAGGCTACGGCGGACCGGTGGAGACTATGGTAGGCGTTAACAAAGATTCCTCTATAGCCGCAATCCGCATAGCGTCCGCGTCCGAGGGCCTCAAAGAGACCCCGGGGCTTGGAACACGCGTGCTCGAGGACTGGTTCATAAACCAGTTCAAAGGGTTAAAGCGCGATGATGTCTTTCTGACAAAGGATGGAGGAAAAGTTCAGGGCATTACTGCGGCTACCATCTCCTCCAATGCCGCCACATCAGGAGTTCGACTGGGACTTGAGAAGTATCTTCCTTATCTTTTTGAAAATCCGGATGCTGTAGAAGATACACTCAGCACTGCGGCGGATACGAGCGATTCTTGACTGACTCAATCCGCAAGGGATACTTCGTCCTCCTCTAGGGATACACTTCGAGATACAGCCGGGGTCAAACCCATGCCTGAAATCATATCTCAGGCGGTCAGAGCATCAGGGTTTGGCGGCGAGTTCACCGTCGTCGTCAAGCTATTTCCCGATGGAAGGATTGCAAAAGTTGAGATCTCGGCGCTTGATTTTCCCGAGACCGAGGGCTACGGCACCAGGTGCCTTGAGGAATCGTTCCTCTCCAGATTCACGGGGCTCTCCTCGTCGAAAGAAGTTCTCGGCGTGGACGGTGTAACAGGCGCGACCGTCACCTCGAACGCCATAAAGAACGCGGTCTCGCAGGCTGTACGGGATTGATCCTGCTAGAGTAGATTTTAGAGCATAAGCCCGCGGTTCTCTTTTTTATCTGTATCATCGATTATCTAAAGAGTCTTAAGGATCAAGGTAATCCTATGTCGCGAAGCAGTATGACCGTTTTGGCGGGAGAAGAACAGTTTATCGCCCTAGAATTGCCAGTACAGCGCCTGCCGCCTTTATGCGTACAGGCGGGAAGATGTCGTCGAGCCGCGGCTCCACATATGAAAGATATTCAAACGACGCTTTTTTTGCAAAGAAGTTTAGTATCCTGATGTCAAGATAGGGGTCCCCCTTCCCGAGAAGCACTGCCAGCGCAGGAACGCAGGCCGTATCGCCTATCTTTGCGAGTGCGTCCACTATCGGCACGCGAATCCAAATGTTCTCGCCGTATGCGCCAGGCTCCCAGAAGAGCATGAGATTGAGTACGGAGACGGATGAACTGTCGCCGAGCGCTGCGAGCGCTGACATTGCTGAAGTCTTGAGAACGGGATCCTCGGAGTAAAGAAAAGATCTTATTCCGTCGAGCGAGCTCCTGTCCTTGAGCGCGCCAAGGGCTTCGATAGAAGTCCTTTGTATGGCAACGGATGTATCGGCGAGGAGCGATTTGAGTAAAGGGATTGACGATGAATCCTTTATGGTTGCGACAGCTGCAGCCGCCCTTGCAGTGGCAAGTCCCTGATTCTTTTCTAGGAGTTTATGAAAAACAGGCTCGACAAGAGCCGAAGGCATACGGGCAAACAGTCTGTCCGTGTTCCTGCCGTAGGAAGTTGAATCTTGCGCCGCTTCGCGAAGAAGCGCTGCGCCCGATGTGTCTGAATAAAATCCGAGCGAGAATGCGGCATTCAACGCAACAACGCTGTCAGGGTCTGAAAGAAGATTCCGCAGTTCGGCAAGGTACGCAGAGTCGGCCAGAACGCCCATAGCGTATACGGCCATGCGCCTTGTCGCCTGGTCTGAGGACTCGAGCTGGCTTAACATGAGCGGCCTTCCGCGCTCCTTGTCGAGCTGGGCAAGGTTCCATGCAAGGCAGAGATTCTCCTTTCCGTAAAGCTCCATTTCGCCGAAATGTGAGGTGTCGCCGAGAAAGGAAAGTACAAGCGCAGCCTGGCATGACTCCGTTGCCGACCGGTGAAGGATGCGCCCGAGCAGGGGCACTGCGTCCTTAGAGTAAGCGGTAAGGAGCGATATGGTCCCCGGGTCAACGTAGTCTGCAGTAAAGAAACGTTCGAGCGCAGGCAAATCCTTCTTCTCCGGAGTGTAGCTTGCGAGCCGGACCGCCCAGCGTGGAGGCGGCTTCTGGTTCAA
The sequence above is a segment of the bacterium genome. Coding sequences within it:
- a CDS encoding FMN-binding protein; the protein is MKLEVKMSIVLVATSLAAAALLGVVFSFTAPTIAGQKEAARQDALKSIMPAAKEFKPDTVILDADTSVIYIAYDKSGQRMGLVFTAAQRGYGGPVETMVGVNKDSSIAAIRIASASEGLKETPGLGTRVLEDWFINQFKGLKRDDVFLTKDGGKVQGITAATISSNAATSGVRLGLEKYLPYLFENPDAVEDTLSTAADTSDS
- a CDS encoding FMN-binding protein, with protein sequence MPEIISQAVRASGFGGEFTVVVKLFPDGRIAKVEISALDFPETEGYGTRCLEESFLSRFTGLSSSKEVLGVDGVTGATVTSNAIKNAVSQAVRD
- a CDS encoding HEAT repeat domain-containing protein: MIINLIFITAMLLSASAHHAEEPEDLRSRAIALLEAEMYSDGQYSAEAAFALMAYEPEKASKELLKMLEQGEGGAQFMDAAADSLASRLDKKMARYAHRALNQKPPPRWAVRLASYTPEKKDLPALERFFTADYVDPGTISLLTAYSKDAVPLLGRILHRSATESCQAALVLSFLGDTSHFGEMELYGKENLCLAWNLAQLDKERGRPLMLSQLESSDQATRRMAVYAMGVLADSAYLAELRNLLSDPDSVVALNAAFSLGFYSDTSGAALLREAAQDSTSYGRNTDRLFARMPSALVEPVFHKLLEKNQGLATARAAAAVATIKDSSSIPLLKSLLADTSVAIQRTSIEALGALKDRSSLDGIRSFLYSEDPVLKTSAMSALAALGDSSSVSVLNLMLFWEPGAYGENIWIRVPIVDALAKIGDTACVPALAVLLGKGDPYLDIRILNFFAKKASFEYLSYVEPRLDDIFPPVRIKAAGAVLAILGR